The genomic stretch CGCCGGCGATGGAGCTGCGAGGGCTGCCGCTGGGCTACTCGGGGTCCAGGCGGCGCCCCCGGGGAGAGCCCTGCTGCCCCTCGAGGGACAACTCCTCGGCTGCGGAGGAGGACGAGgacgaggaagaagaggaggaggaagaggaggaagaggagggcgcgcCGAGGGGCAGCGGCAAGAAGAGGCGGCTGCGGGGGGCGCCGGCAGCCGGCGCGGGGAAGAGGCAGCCGGCGGGGGTCCGCGGCGCGGCGGCGGAGTGCAAGCAGAGCCAGCGCCACGCGGCCAACGCGCGCGAGCGGGCCCGCATGCGGGTGCTGAGCAAGGCCTTCTCGCGCCTGAAGACCAGCCTGCCCTGGGTGCCCCCCGACACCAAGCTCTCCAAGCTGGACACGCTGCGCCTCGCCTCCAGCTACATCGCCCACCTCCggcagctgctgcaggaggaCCGCTACGAGAAGGGCTACGTGCACCCCGTCAGCCTGGTAGGCCGGGGccggggctgggggggggcggaCAGAAGGAGCGAGAGtgttcctgagcatgtgcagagggctTTTCCTGCTTCTCTGTTTCGGGCTTTGCAGGGCAGGTGGAGAGTGGCACGTAGGCTGGCACCTCCTACCTATTGAATTGAAAGTCTCAGAAAGAACAGCCTCTCTGGAAATGTCCTGTGCGCCCAGCGGATTGGTTTGCTGTCTAGAAACAGCTGGCACTTTAAATGgaggctggcagcccaatcctattcacactttcctgggagtcagccccatggactctgagtaagccccatgcataggatcagactgtaagggcccaagcctatccaatttcccagtgctggtgcagttgtgcaagtgggggtgcgctgcatcctgtggtggagaggcagccaCCGGGGActtctgaaggtatgggaacatgtgttccctttccatgcattgtggctacactggagctggaaagttggataggattgggccctaatatgcTGTAAGTGGGTTGGCAaaggctggggtgggggatgaCACACATAGTTGTGACTAGTTTAAACGTGTGACATAGTGAGAACATCTTTGAACCTGTGGAGGAGGGAGTGTTTGCCACTCCAGACTGTGCAAGTTTGGCCAGCTTAGAGCATACCTCAAACTTGGGATTTGGGGCATCCATTTCTGAGGGCAGCCTACAAACACCCTGGCATGTCTCACCTTGCAGGTTTTGTTTTCACCTAAACATAGACTGTTGGTAACTCAGTTAAGGGTGTGTGAGTTCTTTAATTGTTCTTTAAGAACAGAATTTTAAAGTGGACTCCTAAAccctaatttttttcttctttctccaatAAATGCCACTGGTGCCTGTGAAACAGCACTGAGCTTCTCTTCTCCCTTGCATTGTGTACGTACCTGAATATTGTTAACGTAGAACAGAAAAAAGTATAATTTCTGGTCAATGTGGGTATTGCATTTGCTTTCCAGATATGGGACAATGCAGAAGATGGAACTTTATCAACTGCTAACTATTTGAGTTGCAGATACCAAAAGGTGATTCAAGTGTTTGCTTACTCAGCTGAGATAGTTTTGGAAAAGAATCTTTATTGGTTGATTGTGAATTGTCTTTTAATCATTTTTAGGTATGATTTCTGAAGGAGGCTTTGAGTGGCAGGGTCTTTTTCATGGTAGTATCCATGGAACCTTGTCTCTGGGTTCTCACCAGAGGGTCCTCGCTAGGACTTTAGTATCTCCCTGCTATGGTGTTTTAAGTAGTTGTATCCTACATCTTTTGTCAGTGGAATGGGAAAAGTTGTGTGTCATGTACTTTCTTGccccgcaatattccaagaccCTGAAATGTCATCCTACCGTCCATCTTGTGCCTAAAATCCTAGCTCCCTTTCAGGATGAGATGGACAAAGTAAATCTAGTTTAgctttctgtttccaacagtggcccaaTAAGTGATCCTGATCACAAAGGAGCAGAAAGGTGATGGTACCGCACTTTATATCTGCAGCACTTGTTTTTGACAACTGTCATAGCTGATGGTAACCAGTTCTAGTAAGCTATGCATTGGGCAAAGTATTCGGCTTCTACCTGTCCAAGTTCTCCTGCCTGTTGGGATGATCCTGAATTGCATTTATAAAAGACAGAAATGCCTTGCTGTTCCTCTTCTCTACACCATTCATAAATTGTAAAGTCTACaattgtaaagcacatttgtaagttgtatttaatttatttcagcCTCCTTGGCTTTTTCTCAAAGAGAAGATGTTCTTGCCCCTTGGTCATTTTAATTGCACTCCTTTTATATTATGATTTATCTAGTGCCATCAGCATGTATGCCACTTTTacatagagcagtggtctccaaacttatctagagggccgcatcaaatatcttgtGTGGAGTTGAGGgcctgaaaaaaaatttaaatataaaatttaaataattaaattagagatggaacttagatgagtgaataaatgaatgaatgggctcatacattcaacccctctggccctcagaacatcttccagatgcaaccagtgTTTGTATTAAGAACAGATTCAGGAAGGCTCGCCTCAGTATCTTTGTGGAAAGTGCATTTCGATGACATACATGAAGAAGGCAGTTTATCTGTGTGGCTCTTTCTTGCTGGATTGAATGTGTCATCTGGACACATAGCGATAGAGTTGTAGTTAAAATAATGTATATTCTCTGTTGATTTAGTAGAGATTTGGGGGCACCTTTTAATTGACTAAAAAGGTGGCCTTAATTAACTGGGCAACCCATTCATAAAAAGTTACTTTTTCCCAAAATGCATGCTAAAAACAAACCAATAGATGTTAGTCAACATCTTGGacaaggttttctttctttctttctttctttctttctttctttctttctttctttctttctttctttctttctttcacacaaGGAAATGCCTTTTCAAAGACTATGCCTGCTGTAACACACATGAATCATCTAGGAATAAAGTATGTGTGTTCAAAATGATAGTTCTGTTTATGTGTAGTGTTTCGATAAAAGCGCGAATGACTAATGATTGCTTTAGCTTTAAAATATAGGTGCCCCATCTTAGGTAAACCTGTATGTGTTCAAGTTTCTTGAAACTGGGAAGCCTTTCATGAGCAAAACTGTTTGCAGGAGTGCAATAGCTGGCTGCTACAGAGAACTCTTAAGTATCGGTTATATTGAATTTGTATTCTGTAATGAGCATTTGAGCTTCACAACCATCTAGGAACGATTAGGCTGAAAATGGCTTGCCCAAGATTACCCAGTGAACTTCAAACCAAAGGGTGACCTGAGTTTGAGCTTCCCACTTTCTAACCCAGAACTTGTGTCATTTAACCACACTATCTCTGTAACTCTTTACAACAAAGGTAATTTTGTGGGAAAGCTGTACCGACTGGAAGTGGAGAAACAGTATGAGCAGAGAAGGTGTTTCAACTATTTTTCTGTTCGAAAAGGCATATAGTATATGCTTGAATTAAATTGACTCTTTTTTTGAAGCCCTGGATTAaatcactcacccacccacccaccccttttgtTCACCAGAGTGGAAATATTACACTGAAGATAATTTGGAAATGTGTAGATATAGTATAAATAAAGATGAAAGAAGCCTTTTAAATTAGACAAGATTTTGTCTAATCTTTTGACTTACAAATCATTTTTTGTAAGTACTGCTGGCTGAAACAATATTTGCTGGCTGTAACATTTTAGGTTCTCGGTTACTGCTCTGAAACTGGGAATTTAAACCTGAGTGCCAAAAAAGGCCAGTTCTatcattaagaacataacagccccactggatcaggccataggcccatctagtccagcttcctgtatctcacagcggcctaccaaatgccccagggagcacacctgataacaagagacctgcatcctggtgccctcctttgcatatgacatagcccatttctaaaatcaggaggttgcacatacacatcatggctttacccgtaatggatttttctccagaaacttgtccaatccccctttgaaaggcatccaggccagatgccgtcaccacatcctgaggcaaggagttccacagaccaaccacacgctgagtaaagaaatattttcttttgtctgtcctacatctcccaacacttaattttagtgaatgtcccctggatctggtgttgcgtgagagtgtaaagagcatctctctatccactttatccttcccctgcataattttgtatgtctcaatcatgtcccccctcaggcgtctcttttctaggctgaagaggcccaaacgccgtagcctttcctcataaggaaggtgccccagccccgtaatcaacttagtcgctctcttttgcaccttttccatttccactatatcctttttgagatgcagcgaccagaactgcacataatactccaggtgtggccttacaatagatttgtacaacagcattataatattagctgttttgttctcaaaaccttttctaatgatcccaagcatagaattggccttctttactgccgccgcaaattgggtcgacattttcatcgacttgtacaccaccaccccaagatctctctcctgatctgtcacagatagctcagaacccattagcctataagtggttttgattttttgccccaatgtacatgactttacacttacttacattgaaatgcgtctgccattttgctgcccattctgccagtttggcgagatccttctggagctcctcacaatcacttctggtcttcaccactcagaaaagtttggtgtcatctgcaaacttagccacctcactgctcaccccgtctccaggtcatttatgaagaggttgaagagcaccagtcccaggttagatccttggggcacaccgcttttcacttctctccattgtgaaaattgcccattgacacccactctctgtttcctggtcttcaaccaggtctcagtccaggagaggacctgccctctaattccctgactgtggagttttttcagtagcctttggtgagggaccatgttgaatgccttctgaaagtccagatatataatgtccacgtgttctcccacatcatcttttcaaagaattctaaaaggtttgtgaggcaagacttacccttacagaagccatgctgattctccctcagcaaggtttgttcgtctatgtgtctagagattctatctttgatgaggccttccaccatctttcccggtatagatgttaggctgaccgccctatagtttcccgggtcccccctctttcccttcttaaagatcggcgtgacatttgctatcctccaatcctctggcaccgtggccgttttgagggacaagttgcatattttagtcacgagatcagcaacttcattcttcagttccttaataactctagggtggatgccatcagggcccggtgacttactgatctttaatttatcaatgaggtctgaaacatctcttttaacctctatctgacttaattccttggtcaggaggggccatttgggctgcggtatctgcccgaggtcttctgccatggagacagatgcaaagaactcattcaatttctctgccatctctaagtctccttttatttcccctttccctccctcaccagccagagggccaaccgcttctctggcaggtttcctgcttctaacatatttgaagaagcttttattattccccttaatgctgctggccatgcgttcctcatattctcgcttggcctcccgtatcaccttcttacatttcttttgccacagtttatgttcctttttattctcctcattaggggaagacttccatttacggaaggaagcttccttgccctttatggcctctctaacttggcttgttagccatgcgggccccctcctggacttagtcgagcccttcttcctttgcggtatacacttccgctgggcctctcttactgttgatttgagcaacctccatgctctctgtagagactggactcttttaaccctccctttcaacctccttctaaccagcctcctcatttgagggaagttcgctcgtcggaagtcaagggtttttgtgagagatttgcccggtgttcttccccaacgtgcatgtcgaaatggatcacagcatgagcactgttccccaatggctcagtaacattgacatctctaaccaggtcctgagtaccgcacaatattaaattcagagtcacctgtcctctggggGGCTCCATGACTagatgctctaaggcacagtcatttagcatgtcaaggaatccggtctccttttcgtgaaaagaacacaaattgacccagttaatatgaggataattgaagtccccctgGATTACAACCcagtccctccttgtcacctccctgatctgtttcctcatttcaaggtccccttccggtttctggtctggaggacaatagtacgcccccagtattacatcactcctcaggtcgggtaatttaacccatagagattctatggagttggacccaccttcaatctctactttgctggattctatcccttccttaacataaatggccaccccacctccaacacgcccctccctgtccctcctgtagagtttatagcccgggattgcggtatcccactgattctccgcattccaccaggtttccgttatgcccactatgtcaatgttttccccactcaccagacattccagttctcccatctttgcttggagactttgggcatttgcataaaagcacttgtacaTGGAATggcccaggatgggctgcttattagctcctttatccctgaatcctctcattgtgccaaaccgtctatcacatcccatcacgctaccattcccaatttcttctcctactctgcctttaccttgttgttctctaacctccccatcttcgtcccataggaatgaggagtccgaaactggatgccccttggctcctgtcgcctttcccccagggatcagtttaaaagctgctctgccatctttttaatgtcatgcgccagcagtctggttccattctggttcaagtgaagcccgtccctcttttataggccctgcttgtcccaaaacgttccccagtgcctaacgaatctaaacccctcctccctacaccaccatctcatccatgcattgacacccctgatctccgcctgcctagctggccctgagcatggaacaggtagcacttccgagaacgctaccttttgaggtcctggctttcagcttcctacctaatagcctaaatttggtctccaggacctcccagctacacttgcccacgttgttggtgccgacatgcaccacaaccgctacctcctccccagcactatctaccagcctttCTAGAGatgtgatgtccgcaaccttcgcaccaggcagacaagtcaccatgcggtcctcacatctgtcgcaaaccctcctctctatgtttctaataatcgaatcccccactacaagaactCCCAGACttccctcccgctgaggagtatcctgagtgcattcggatacggactcgtcccctggagaaggggtcccccctaggggattgtttccctcctctccaggatgattttctccagccctgagactttcCACCCGGGcggctgaggagctgcacgccttaGCTACTACTGCGCTACTGCTGCACTACTActacgaagcctgatcatccccggaagtctccccatggtccttctctgcctgcctctgcttctccaggtcagccaccaaggcttcaagggagtggacgcgttccctgagtccctggagctccttgcaccgagaacacacccatgacttatgccccagaggcatattgtcatatgtggcactcaatgcaaaacactggatagcccccaccctgctgctggctgtctgactgcatagctttttttgtttgtttttgtttagtagTAGTTGTAGTTTTTATTTAGGGTAcctaaaaaccctacactggttagcagccctcttctcaagggaagagaaagggcagtatctggggccctggcttcctcgccctgctgctgaacttgcacagatgctaaactcacggtgccttacctggcactttgttcccaaggcacttggtgtcccagaggccatgcgcgattctgcagagaggctcacacggTGGCAcacactagctttatactcctagctagctcctcctccctccctccttgctgattgaaaaggggctggtcttcccaggtgagatttccctgaatggggtgcttggaattgcctaatggggctcttaccaactcctaaaggtcaattgctatgacctaaaggacaataactatgctaaattgccctggctgggtgggaactggcccttcctaggttgttaccctcctacttcagttctctgaggctggactgttttttaacctcaacctggttttttatttgagtttaaactgcactggtttaagagttttttgacttggtagaacttacacactaaggtttaaatcctgtttagccctgctaaaatcttGCTTTTATTGAGTGTGCAACTTTAtttattgcttgcttgcttgcttgcttgctcctagatcctgtgtcccaatttactgaatctttagattatgttctaacttagattaatttgggttaagtatagggttaatttaaaccaagtagaaaaacttgctttctactttatccacctctgttttatttatttttccaagtgcctgtaccttgggctcttactccaaAGTAGGACTCTACTCCTggtcagagtagacctctgtacacacttacgtatttatttttattaccctcatctagctcctgtgccccaacttgctggaccttagaatccctccctcacgTTAGATTcagtgctaacttaggtaaagcttaggtaaaacTAAGCTAatggtaaagctaaatttcaatgttgatctaaggttgatttaaggttagaagacaaagagttagaaagagtacacttaccttctccttctcttcctcctctcctcttcacaactcagggagtcttccctctccttctccaaaactcagaggtccacttgccttccccttctcctagCACAGATGAGGAGGATGAGCACATTCACTCTTTTTCATGAAAGCAGAAGTGTTTGGACAGTGTAAATGAAAGAACTTACCCAGAGCTTACAACAAAAAGTGTGTCTAAAGATACAGAAGTGGAaaaagctccttggaggaatgagGAACACAGTTGAATTTCTTTGTGGTTTAAAAGTCGAGCAAAGAAAAATATTATACTTATAGTATGTTTGACTAACTGGTTTATTGCTATGTGAGCACTAGTCTTGAAGGGGACTACCTACTTTGCTTTCTGTGCAGCATCCTACTGAAAGATGTTAGGTGATGCGATGGCAATTGAAGGTGGGATAATAGCAAAACACAAACTGATAAGTGTTAAGCCTCAATATTTGTGGGTGGATCTTGGCTTGTTTAGGAATGCAAACAATCTAGTCACCCACCCCCAATTAAAATACTGATGTGGGCTATGTTCAGATATGGTTCATTTATATTTAAGAGCTGGCAGGTTGGTTTTTATAGAAagctataaataaaatattttaaagccaGCCACTGCTTTTTATTCCCAGCAGAATTTAATGTTTAATATGTGGAGAAAATAAACATTACTCAAGTATATGATACCTgattttaaatactttttaaagGAATCGCTTTTGTGTTGCCTTCAGATGCATTGAACCGCCTTCCTGGGTCACATGGGGACTAGAAAACAAACTGTAGTAGAAGCTTTGATCTGCGTGTGTAGATGTATATTGTTATCCTTCTAACATGGAATACTACTTTAATTTACAGACCTGGCCATTTGTGGTTTCAGGAAGATCTGAATCAGACACCAAAGAAGTTTCAACAACCACCAGATTATGTGGAACTACAGCTTAGTTAAAGTAAGCAATATACTTGCTGGATGTGCCTGCAAACAATCCTGACTttatggacaaaaaaaaaaaaaactggtgcaAAAGAAAGTAACTCTTAAGTGTGCCTTAAGCGTGCTCCTCCGTGTCCAGGTGGAAGCTAAGTGCAGAAGATGTGGAAGATGAACAGAAAGTAGATGAACTTGGCTGAAGCGGTCACTTTGGAAAATTCTTTCTGTATTGTTGACAGTATCCAAACGACTGTTGTTTTCAAGCTCTTTGAGTAACTTGAGTACAAGACGATCATATTAATAGAATTAACAGCATGGACCAAAATATAGATTGTACAAGCTTAATCCTAAACAGTGTTTGTATGCCAAAGGAAAGTGATATTCTAGACGTGTGTAAACTCAAATTTATAATATATTGATCTTTTGTTCTTGGCAGCTATGCAATATTAAGACTACTCCTAGCCATATTGTTATATATACTAGTAGCATACTGAATGACAGAGTTCCTTTCCCTTTGGAAGCAAAACAGGGCTGCTCCAAATAGGTAGTGATTTCTATGTACCTGGAGGGATGTAGAAG from Tiliqua scincoides isolate rTilSci1 chromosome 4, rTilSci1.hap2, whole genome shotgun sequence encodes the following:
- the MSC gene encoding musculin, which gives rise to MSTGSLSDAEEPPAMELRGLPLGYSGSRRRPRGEPCCPSRDNSSAAEEDEDEEEEEEEEEEEEGAPRGSGKKRRLRGAPAAGAGKRQPAGVRGAAAECKQSQRHAANARERARMRVLSKAFSRLKTSLPWVPPDTKLSKLDTLRLASSYIAHLRQLLQEDRYEKGYVHPVSLTWPFVVSGRSESDTKEVSTTTRLCGTTA